The following coding sequences are from one bacterium SCSIO 12741 window:
- a CDS encoding T9SS type A sorting domain-containing protein, which produces MKAMTLTKLLVVIAAFFLLLPRTDAQQLEQKWIRHLKSDQGNVDPYLLRIDDFGNCYLVSTLSHDTLVIDSLRYTEPWGKGTILTKFDPAGKLLWTKKGIRISHRSGFLPRSLLPDGRDLVVSYLLSDTTILGQDTLVAKRSFDNYLDKYDERGSLIWRTVFKGNAPEVWHVRKSLDGGYWVQGGFRDTMEVDGILFTTDNFDTSHFDLFISKLNNRGEVKWTKVIARGGRHKAYHFVSGLNDNLYLAAQYHDTVKFEKSILINKNRPENDNIFLAKFDHTGKEQWIKLIEGKTSKDQLFDLELDLNGYPRMLFRNSENTHEVGPEYFVNGDIILTYNHQAVLQDIFFQFSNCSEFVLNRYDEIFALNSADDKTIIEKYSTQRNFMNVSAGADNEYKGEAYLVDVNHKDQVVVAGTFSGNLVVEGDTFSTSGGDNGYLIFYQDHTATSIEEKEIAYNFQLYPNPTKGRVTISMELADNENVTLRLTNIQGQEVYSKNLGSTQAGNHELQLDLSSYAAGFYQLTCQTGNTPICRKLILH; this is translated from the coding sequence ATGAAAGCAATGACCTTAACTAAATTACTTGTTGTAATTGCCGCATTCTTTCTTTTACTTCCAAGAACTGATGCGCAACAGTTGGAGCAAAAATGGATCAGGCATTTAAAATCTGATCAGGGAAATGTTGATCCGTATTTGTTGCGAATAGATGATTTTGGAAACTGTTACTTAGTTTCAACTCTCTCACATGATACGTTAGTGATTGATTCTTTAAGGTACACTGAACCTTGGGGAAAAGGAACGATTCTTACCAAATTTGACCCAGCGGGAAAATTACTTTGGACGAAGAAAGGAATTCGAATTAGCCATCGAAGTGGGTTTTTACCACGGAGCCTTTTACCTGATGGAAGAGATTTAGTGGTTAGTTATTTGCTGAGTGATACAACGATACTGGGTCAAGATACACTTGTTGCAAAGAGGAGCTTTGACAATTACCTGGATAAATACGATGAGAGAGGTTCTTTAATTTGGAGAACTGTATTTAAAGGAAATGCTCCTGAAGTATGGCATGTGAGAAAAAGTTTAGATGGAGGATATTGGGTTCAGGGAGGATTCCGTGATACGATGGAAGTCGATGGAATACTATTTACCACTGATAACTTTGATACATCTCATTTTGACTTATTCATTTCAAAACTGAATAATAGAGGGGAGGTAAAATGGACAAAAGTAATTGCACGTGGAGGAAGACATAAAGCTTATCATTTTGTTTCAGGCCTCAACGATAATCTCTATTTAGCAGCACAATACCACGATACGGTTAAGTTTGAAAAATCGATACTAATCAATAAGAATAGACCAGAAAATGACAACATTTTCCTGGCAAAATTTGATCATACTGGTAAAGAGCAATGGATAAAATTAATAGAGGGTAAGACTTCTAAAGATCAATTATTCGATCTGGAATTAGATCTTAATGGCTATCCTAGAATGCTATTTCGAAACTCGGAAAATACTCACGAAGTTGGCCCTGAATATTTTGTAAATGGAGACATTATCTTAACCTATAATCACCAAGCAGTTTTACAAGATATTTTTTTTCAATTCTCCAATTGTTCGGAATTCGTGCTCAATCGTTATGATGAAATATTTGCTCTTAATTCAGCTGATGACAAAACAATAATTGAAAAATACTCTACTCAGAGAAATTTTATGAATGTTTCGGCGGGTGCAGATAATGAGTATAAGGGCGAAGCTTATTTAGTAGATGTCAACCATAAAGATCAGGTTGTCGTGGCAGGTACTTTTTCTGGGAATCTGGTGGTTGAAGGAGATACCTTTTCGACATCAGGAGGAGATAATGGGTATTTAATCTTCTACCAAGATCATACGGCTACTTCTATAGAAGAAAAGGAAATTGCTTACAATTTTCAACTCTATCCAAATCCAACAAAAGGTCGTGTCACTATTTCAATGGAATTAGCCGACAATGAAAACGTTACCCTTCGATTAACGAATATTCAAGGACAGGAAGTTTATTCCAAGAACTTGGGAAGTACACAGGCTGGTAATCACGAGTTACAATTGGACTTAAGCAGCTACGCAGCGGGATTTTATCAGCTAACTTGCCAAACCGGTAACACCCCTATATGCCGGAAACTTATTCTTCATTGA
- a CDS encoding flavin reductase family protein, with translation MLSVDPQEIPVPQLHGYLLGAVGPRPIAFASTVDANGNPNLSPFSFFNVFSANPPIAIFSPARRGRDNTTKHTYENVKVHPEVVINVVTYDMVQQMSLSSTEYPDGVNEFEKAGFTMLESDIVKPFRVKESPVQLECKVNEVIELGSNGGAGNLVISEVVRIHIHPDVLDEAGKVDTRKMDLVGRMGGNWYCRANGDALFEVAKPLTTLGIGVDQIPEDIRNSKFLTGNDLGMLGNVENLPDETTVNEFKLIELSDLFMEHEDEPTRLEEELHKHAHQLLNNNQVEDAWKTLLSFNNQD, from the coding sequence ATGTTGAGTGTAGATCCCCAAGAAATTCCTGTTCCTCAGTTACATGGTTATCTTTTAGGAGCAGTAGGTCCAAGGCCTATCGCCTTTGCCAGTACGGTGGATGCTAACGGAAATCCAAACCTTAGCCCTTTTAGTTTCTTTAATGTGTTTAGTGCCAATCCTCCTATCGCGATCTTTAGTCCAGCGAGAAGAGGAAGGGATAATACCACCAAACACACCTATGAAAACGTAAAGGTGCACCCTGAAGTGGTTATCAACGTGGTGACCTACGACATGGTTCAGCAAATGAGTTTGTCTTCAACCGAATATCCGGATGGAGTAAATGAGTTTGAAAAAGCAGGTTTTACCATGCTTGAATCCGATATCGTAAAACCTTTTCGGGTGAAGGAATCTCCCGTGCAGCTGGAATGCAAGGTCAATGAAGTGATCGAGCTGGGCAGCAATGGTGGAGCAGGAAACCTCGTGATTAGCGAGGTGGTTCGCATCCATATTCATCCCGATGTGTTGGATGAAGCTGGAAAAGTGGATACCCGCAAAATGGATTTAGTAGGTAGAATGGGTGGCAATTGGTATTGCCGAGCCAATGGTGACGCACTTTTCGAAGTGGCTAAGCCGCTTACTACCTTAGGTATTGGAGTAGATCAAATTCCGGAGGATATCCGGAATTCAAAATTTCTTACCGGCAACGATTTGGGAATGCTGGGGAATGTAGAAAATCTACCCGATGAGACCACCGTAAACGAGTTTAAACTCATCGAACTCAGTGACCTATTTATGGAGCATGAAGATGAGCCTACTCGCTTGGAGGAAGAATTACACAAACATGCACACCAGCTATTAAACAATAACCAGGTTGAGGATGCCTGGAAAACACTTTTATCCTTTAACAATCAAGATTAA
- a CDS encoding DUF3127 domain-containing protein, whose amino-acid sequence MEVSGRIKVIGQTQEFGSNGFRKRELVVTTAEQYPQTLLIEFTQNNTAMLDSYNMGDEVLVQINLRGREWTNPQGEVKYFVSLNGWRIEALTPQAAAGAPAGAPQAAPAPAAGDAPAASAEEDDLPF is encoded by the coding sequence ATGGAAGTATCAGGAAGAATCAAAGTAATTGGACAAACTCAGGAATTTGGAAGCAACGGTTTCCGCAAACGCGAATTGGTAGTAACTACTGCTGAGCAATATCCTCAAACTCTTTTGATCGAATTCACCCAAAACAACACCGCAATGTTGGATAGCTACAACATGGGTGACGAAGTTTTGGTTCAAATTAACCTAAGAGGTCGTGAGTGGACCAATCCTCAAGGTGAGGTGAAGTACTTTGTAAGCTTGAACGGATGGCGTATTGAGGCCTTGACTCCTCAAGCTGCTGCCGGTGCTCCTGCTGGTGCCCCTCAAGCTGCACCTGCTCCAGCGGCTGGTGATGCTCCTGCTGCTTCAGCTGAAGAGGACGATCTTCCGTTCTAA
- a CDS encoding short-chain fatty acid transporter, which yields MSFSERFIRLFRSVLPAPFTIAVLLTVVTWFLAFSLGDYPQADSLWLRAWEVSSSWEAGIWTNGLMVFAVQMMLMLVLGHVLALTKPVDALIRKALVYCQTTASAAATVVLLTMMVGWFNWGLGLIFGAIFARKVAEQALEKGLSINYPLIGAAGYAGLMVWHGGLSGSSLTKVAEPGHLKSLMKGIYPPEQISVLPEQIDFSQTVFSPMNLVVTLLCFTVIPFVLFQVGKRAKPQPIDLKASPGSDHVVAEQLFGAERLDHSSWLGVGFGLILLGVVVLKATWFNEKGILAFFTPNNINLALLALGLLMHQKFSRFLQALEEAIGGVSGILIQFPLYFGIMGMMKESGLIHSFSEAIVAVSNDTTYPIFTFISAGIVNIFVPSGGGQWAIQGPIIVEAARNIDVPLSKSILAMAYGDQLTNMLQPFWALPLLGITGLKAKDILPYTLLLFLLGGLIFLIGLLLF from the coding sequence ATGTCTTTTTCGGAAAGATTTATTCGACTCTTTCGGTCGGTATTGCCGGCGCCGTTTACCATTGCCGTTTTATTGACGGTGGTGACTTGGTTCCTGGCTTTTTCACTCGGAGATTATCCTCAGGCAGATAGCTTATGGCTTCGTGCCTGGGAAGTTTCCAGTAGTTGGGAAGCGGGAATCTGGACCAATGGTTTGATGGTGTTTGCGGTGCAGATGATGCTGATGCTCGTCCTGGGACATGTATTGGCGCTCACCAAGCCGGTTGATGCCCTGATTCGAAAGGCTCTGGTTTACTGCCAAACCACGGCTAGTGCGGCTGCTACTGTGGTGTTATTGACCATGATGGTAGGTTGGTTTAACTGGGGCTTGGGCCTGATATTTGGTGCCATTTTCGCCCGAAAAGTAGCTGAACAGGCCTTAGAAAAAGGCTTGTCAATTAACTACCCGTTGATTGGAGCTGCAGGTTATGCTGGTCTGATGGTATGGCACGGTGGTTTGTCCGGATCTTCGTTGACCAAGGTGGCTGAGCCTGGGCACCTGAAAAGTTTGATGAAGGGGATCTATCCTCCCGAACAGATTAGCGTGCTCCCCGAGCAGATTGACTTTTCGCAAACCGTTTTTTCGCCGATGAATCTGGTGGTGACCTTGTTGTGTTTTACCGTCATTCCCTTTGTGCTCTTTCAGGTGGGCAAAAGGGCTAAGCCACAGCCTATTGACTTAAAGGCCTCTCCGGGATCCGATCACGTGGTAGCAGAGCAATTATTTGGTGCTGAAAGACTGGACCATTCCTCTTGGTTAGGAGTGGGCTTTGGATTAATTCTTCTGGGCGTTGTTGTGCTCAAGGCTACCTGGTTTAATGAAAAAGGAATTCTGGCCTTCTTCACGCCCAACAACATTAACCTGGCCCTGCTGGCACTGGGACTGTTGATGCACCAAAAATTCTCTCGATTCCTTCAGGCATTGGAAGAAGCCATTGGCGGCGTATCGGGTATTCTGATTCAGTTTCCGCTCTATTTCGGCATCATGGGAATGATGAAAGAGTCCGGATTGATTCACTCATTTTCAGAGGCCATTGTTGCCGTTTCCAATGACACCACCTATCCCATATTTACCTTCATTAGTGCCGGGATAGTCAACATTTTTGTACCCAGTGGGGGAGGGCAGTGGGCCATTCAGGGTCCCATTATCGTAGAGGCTGCCAGAAACATCGACGTGCCTTTGTCCAAGAGTATTTTGGCGATGGCCTATGGTGATCAATTGACCAATATGCTGCAACCGTTTTGGGCACTTCCCTTACTTGGAATCACAGGATTGAAGGCTAAGGATATTTTGCCGTATACCTTACTCCTGTTTCTACTGGGCGGATTGATCTTCCTGATTGGATTGCTTTTGTTTTAA
- a CDS encoding DUF808 domain-containing protein → MASGLFALLDDIGTLMDDVATVGKVAGKNTAGILGDDLAVNAEKASGFLSSRELPVLWAISKRSLINKLIILPFAFLLSAYFPMAITVILILGGLFLAYEGAEKVYEVFVPHHPDEKPTKSVDLSEEELMVVEKKKVKSAVITDFILSVEIVIIALGSVTAEPLSVQIPVVTGIALLATVGVYGIVALIVRMDDLGFKLVRLNPENDTLSDKIGLFLIQALPWVIKGLGVVGTIALFLVSGGLFVHNLHFVHHFEEVLPLPGTLFEFLAGIIIGGIVLLLVSGVKRVWS, encoded by the coding sequence ATGGCTTCTGGACTTTTTGCCCTATTAGATGATATTGGCACCTTAATGGACGACGTGGCCACCGTTGGAAAAGTGGCCGGAAAAAATACGGCAGGTATCCTTGGTGATGACCTGGCCGTTAATGCCGAAAAGGCCTCCGGTTTTCTTTCCTCAAGAGAATTGCCCGTTCTATGGGCCATTTCCAAGCGCTCCCTGATCAATAAGCTGATCATCCTTCCCTTTGCCTTTTTGTTGAGTGCCTATTTTCCAATGGCCATCACCGTGATTCTGATACTTGGAGGATTGTTTTTGGCCTACGAAGGAGCCGAAAAGGTCTATGAAGTTTTTGTTCCCCATCATCCCGATGAAAAGCCGACCAAATCCGTGGATTTATCGGAAGAGGAGTTGATGGTAGTTGAAAAGAAGAAGGTTAAGTCTGCTGTTATCACCGATTTTATTCTCTCCGTTGAGATCGTAATCATCGCCTTGGGATCTGTTACAGCCGAACCTTTATCGGTTCAAATTCCAGTAGTTACGGGTATTGCCCTCCTGGCTACCGTGGGTGTTTATGGAATAGTGGCTTTGATTGTTCGAATGGATGATTTGGGTTTCAAACTCGTCCGACTAAATCCCGAGAATGACACACTTTCAGACAAAATTGGATTGTTTCTCATTCAGGCCCTACCTTGGGTAATTAAAGGCTTGGGTGTAGTTGGTACCATTGCCTTGTTTCTGGTTTCCGGAGGACTGTTTGTGCATAACCTGCATTTCGTTCATCATTTTGAAGAAGTGCTGCCTCTTCCTGGGACTCTGTTCGAATTTTTGGCTGGAATCATTATTGGAGGCATTGTTTTGCTCCTTGTTTCTGGAGTAAAAAGGGTATGGAGCTAA
- a CDS encoding c-type cytochrome, with the protein MKYLKIALFTLPFIVSSMSCSSSFFATEDPANMTPGELFRSYCASCHRVDIKMIGPALKGAKGRWEDEKLMVEFIHNSSDFVAKYPNHAYANKLYEEYNRSLMSERSLTDAQILSIMNWVETQ; encoded by the coding sequence ATGAAGTACTTAAAAATTGCCCTCTTTACCCTCCCGTTTATCGTATCATCAATGAGTTGTTCTTCCTCCTTTTTTGCCACGGAAGATCCGGCCAATATGACTCCAGGAGAGCTTTTTCGAAGCTACTGTGCCTCGTGCCACCGGGTGGATATAAAAATGATCGGCCCAGCTTTAAAAGGGGCAAAGGGACGTTGGGAAGATGAAAAGCTAATGGTTGAGTTCATTCACAACTCATCCGACTTTGTTGCCAAATACCCCAACCATGCTTATGCCAATAAACTTTACGAAGAATACAATCGATCACTCATGTCTGAACGGAGTTTAACCGATGCCCAGATCCTCTCGATTATGAATTGGGTGGAGACACAGTAA
- the typA gene encoding translational GTPase TypA — protein MQNLRNIAIIAHVDHGKTTLVDKILHHCELFRDNEETGDLILDNNDQERERGITIFSKNVSVNYKGTKINIIDTPGHADFGGEVERVLNMADGVLLLVDAFEGPMPQTRYVLQKALNLGLKPIVVVNKVDKPNCRPEEVHEMVFDLMFNLEATEEQLDFPCVYGSAKQEWMSDDPEVKTENIEPLLDMILDKVPPPEVKEGTVQMQITTIDYSSYIGRIAIGKIVRGSLRENMPVNLVKRDGTPVRSRLKEVFAFEGLGKQKVSEIQCGDICALTGIESFDIGDTVADFENPEGLPPITIDEPTMSMLFTINNSPFFGKEGEFVTSRHIRERLEKETERNLALKIQDTDSPDRLMVFGRGIMHLSVLIETMRREGYELQVGQPQVIIKEIEGQKSEPIELLTIDVPEESSGKVIELVNQRKGEMTIMEPRGDLIHLEFNIPSRGIIGLRTLILNVSAGEAIMAHRYLKYEPWKGDIPTRNNGALISLMTGTAIPFALDKLQDRGKFFIHPGDEIYEGQVLGEHIRSNDLTINVTKTKKLTNMRTQSTDDKVKLAPPTVFSLEAALEYIQKDEYVEVTPKAIRLRKILLKEHERKRSEA, from the coding sequence ATGCAGAACCTCAGAAATATTGCGATCATCGCTCACGTTGACCACGGGAAGACTACCCTGGTAGATAAAATTCTCCATCACTGTGAACTGTTTCGCGACAACGAAGAAACCGGTGACTTGATCCTGGACAACAACGATCAGGAACGGGAAAGAGGAATTACCATTTTCTCAAAAAACGTTTCGGTAAACTACAAGGGAACCAAGATCAACATTATTGATACTCCTGGTCACGCTGATTTCGGAGGTGAAGTAGAGCGGGTATTGAACATGGCCGATGGTGTACTACTCTTGGTAGACGCCTTTGAAGGTCCTATGCCACAAACACGCTACGTACTGCAAAAAGCCTTGAACTTAGGGCTTAAGCCTATCGTGGTTGTCAACAAGGTGGATAAGCCAAACTGTCGCCCGGAAGAGGTGCATGAAATGGTATTTGACCTGATGTTTAACCTGGAAGCTACCGAAGAGCAATTGGATTTCCCATGTGTTTACGGTTCAGCTAAGCAGGAATGGATGAGCGACGATCCAGAGGTGAAAACTGAAAACATTGAGCCTCTTTTGGATATGATTCTGGACAAAGTGCCACCACCCGAGGTAAAAGAAGGTACGGTTCAAATGCAGATCACTACCATCGACTATTCTTCCTACATCGGCCGTATTGCCATTGGAAAAATTGTTCGAGGTTCTTTGCGTGAGAATATGCCAGTTAACCTGGTAAAAAGAGATGGAACTCCTGTTCGCTCCAGATTGAAGGAAGTATTTGCTTTTGAAGGATTGGGAAAACAAAAGGTTAGCGAAATCCAATGTGGTGATATCTGCGCCTTAACCGGAATCGAGTCTTTTGACATTGGCGATACCGTTGCCGATTTTGAGAATCCGGAAGGTTTGCCACCCATCACCATTGATGAACCTACCATGAGCATGTTGTTTACGATCAACAACTCTCCTTTCTTCGGTAAAGAAGGTGAGTTTGTGACTTCTCGTCACATTCGTGAGCGTCTGGAAAAAGAAACCGAAAGAAACCTGGCTCTTAAGATACAAGACACTGATTCACCAGATCGTTTGATGGTATTCGGGCGTGGAATTATGCACTTGTCTGTATTGATCGAAACCATGCGTCGGGAAGGGTATGAGCTACAAGTAGGTCAGCCTCAGGTAATCATCAAAGAAATTGAAGGACAAAAATCCGAGCCAATTGAATTGTTGACCATCGATGTACCCGAAGAGTCTTCAGGTAAGGTGATCGAATTGGTTAACCAGCGTAAAGGGGAAATGACCATCATGGAACCACGTGGAGATTTGATTCACTTGGAATTCAATATCCCATCTCGTGGAATCATTGGTTTGCGTACGCTTATCCTCAACGTTTCTGCAGGAGAGGCCATCATGGCACACCGCTACCTGAAATACGAACCTTGGAAAGGAGATATCCCTACCCGTAACAATGGAGCTTTGATCTCTTTGATGACGGGTACGGCGATTCCATTTGCTTTGGACAAACTCCAGGATAGAGGTAAATTCTTCATTCACCCAGGTGATGAAATATACGAAGGTCAAGTATTGGGAGAGCACATTCGTAGCAACGATCTAACGATCAATGTGACGAAGACGAAGAAGTTGACCAACATGCGGACTCAGTCTACTGACGACAAAGTAAAATTGGCCCCGCCAACAGTATTTTCTTTGGAAGCAGCGTTGGAATACATTCAAAAGGATGAGTATGTGGAAGTGACCCCAAAGGCCATCCGTTTGAGAAAGATTCTGCTTAAAGAACACGAGCGTAAGCGTTCCGAAGCCTGA
- a CDS encoding T9SS type A sorting domain-containing protein yields the protein MLRFLLIFTLLLFASIGYGQKLAERQVLKLRAEVTSDPATIQLLWPSTGAANQFNVYRRVSLDSMYWGNPIATLSGSSTSFTDTSVLVGEDYEYQVVQTGAQNATGYLYSGIRKSAVHHPEGVILLIDKTYEQALAPEIEQLENDFRQEGRHVISLYVNRSESPRDIRDKIQGTVFSSRIWMSHLFILGHVPVPYSGDFGGTYPPPDGHIVGSGSHTGAWVADSYYGDLDQIWQDQVVNNTTGKQNRNHNIPGDGKFDPTKIPFAIELKIGRVDLYDLPAFGMSDTLLLKRYLQRNHLWRTGQWQVTERAVIDNNFNGLNLASTGWHNFTASLPWDSVKTGDYFSAQKTGSYLWSFGCGAGSYTSCNGVGTTSDFASDSLQNVFTILSGSYFGDWDVTDNLLRAPLANSALASFWGGIPKWYVHTMALGETIGQGARATTNNSSVYFNGQFNLSHHSTHISLMGDPTLKMRYYQGPTGLMANAINNQVLLSWTPGKDSVEGYHIYRIDSATGVLNLLNTTPISGTSFTDSTLTESNTVHYLVRGVRLETTPSGSYYNLSAGSRTSVQFDFIHSVSDPLVGQTFWLFPNPTKSGEFVLEMGIDRATTWTLSLLDLNGKKCHEQQFRTQVGMNSFRVQSHLSPGVYLVRFEDAYGAAAMRRLVVTGN from the coding sequence ATGTTGCGTTTCCTGCTCATTTTCACGCTTTTACTTTTTGCTTCCATCGGGTATGGACAGAAATTAGCCGAACGACAGGTTCTCAAATTGCGAGCAGAAGTCACCTCCGATCCCGCAACAATTCAACTCCTTTGGCCTTCTACAGGCGCAGCCAATCAATTCAACGTCTATCGACGCGTTTCCCTTGATTCCATGTATTGGGGCAATCCCATTGCTACCCTAAGTGGTAGCTCAACAAGCTTTACAGACACGTCTGTTTTGGTTGGGGAAGATTACGAATACCAGGTTGTTCAAACCGGGGCGCAAAACGCTACGGGATACCTCTATTCAGGCATTAGGAAAAGTGCTGTTCACCACCCAGAGGGAGTTATTCTGTTGATTGATAAAACCTACGAGCAAGCTTTGGCTCCCGAAATTGAACAACTGGAAAATGATTTTCGCCAGGAAGGACGCCACGTTATTTCCTTGTACGTAAACCGCTCCGAGTCCCCACGTGATATTCGAGACAAAATTCAGGGAACCGTTTTCTCTTCCCGGATATGGATGTCACATCTATTCATTTTAGGCCATGTTCCTGTGCCCTATTCCGGTGATTTTGGTGGCACCTATCCTCCACCCGACGGACACATTGTAGGCAGCGGTAGTCATACGGGAGCCTGGGTAGCGGATTCCTACTACGGCGATCTCGATCAAATCTGGCAGGATCAGGTCGTAAACAATACGACAGGCAAGCAGAATCGCAACCACAATATCCCGGGAGACGGGAAATTTGATCCAACTAAAATCCCATTTGCCATTGAACTCAAAATCGGGCGGGTCGATTTGTACGACCTTCCAGCCTTTGGAATGAGTGATACGCTTCTTCTTAAGAGGTACTTGCAACGCAATCACCTTTGGAGAACCGGGCAATGGCAGGTAACAGAAAGAGCGGTTATTGATAACAACTTTAATGGCCTGAATCTGGCATCAACAGGATGGCACAACTTTACCGCGAGCCTACCCTGGGATAGCGTAAAAACAGGAGATTACTTTTCGGCCCAAAAAACAGGATCCTACCTCTGGTCTTTTGGCTGTGGTGCCGGATCTTATACTTCCTGCAATGGTGTGGGCACGACCTCAGATTTTGCTTCAGATTCTTTGCAAAACGTATTTACCATCTTATCTGGCAGCTATTTTGGAGATTGGGACGTGACCGATAATTTGCTTCGTGCTCCATTGGCGAATTCGGCGCTGGCTTCTTTTTGGGGAGGAATTCCCAAATGGTATGTTCACACCATGGCCCTGGGTGAAACGATAGGTCAAGGAGCAAGAGCAACTACCAACAATTCCAGTGTGTATTTCAATGGCCAATTCAACCTCAGCCATCACTCCACCCACATTTCCTTAATGGGTGACCCTACTTTGAAAATGCGGTATTACCAAGGCCCAACAGGACTTATGGCCAATGCCATCAACAACCAGGTTCTATTGAGTTGGACTCCCGGAAAAGATTCGGTAGAAGGCTATCACATCTACCGCATTGATTCGGCCACTGGAGTTCTTAACCTTTTGAACACCACCCCGATTTCAGGCACCTCTTTTACCGATTCCACCTTGACGGAATCCAATACAGTGCACTACCTGGTTCGAGGAGTAAGACTGGAAACTACCCCTTCAGGAAGCTACTACAACCTGAGTGCAGGATCGAGAACATCGGTTCAGTTTGACTTTATTCATAGCGTTAGCGATCCACTGGTAGGGCAAACGTTTTGGCTTTTTCCTAATCCCACCAAAAGCGGTGAATTTGTCTTGGAAATGGGTATTGATCGAGCAACCACCTGGACTTTATCTCTGCTCGATTTAAACGGAAAGAAATGCCATGAACAACAGTTTCGTACCCAGGTAGGTATGAATTCCTTTCGAGTTCAGTCCCATCTTTCACCCGGAGTTTATCTCGTTCGATTTGAAGATGCCTATGGTGCAGCAGCCATGAGGCGACTGGTGGTTACTGGGAATTAA